From the Hymenobacter yonginensis genome, one window contains:
- a CDS encoding glycosyltransferase family 39 protein — MRASGYLLLLTGALLALLMFQNRRWKPLEVFGTDPGGYYVYLPSAFIYHDLARADSLEILHRTYKPGTDVNIGLVPVPERGGYITKYPLGVALADVPWFLGAHLYAGLSAGKYAPDGFSRPYQQIIMVAGLAHALLGLWVLRKLLRRYFPADEPTVAWTLAAIGLGTNLFCYASLEAAMAHAPLFLWQASLLYCTARWYENRRPQFLLGIGLFLGLAVLTRPTEILYVLVPLLWGLTSVADLRARVALWWQHRGPLLAAGLVFGLVVGLQPLFWCVTTGHWLFYSYRNEHFDFLHPHLLDGMLSFRKGWLLYTPLAGLALLGVVGPLRRQLAAAWLPALATAVAVVYVTFSWEQWWYGGGFSARPLISLYPLLALGLAALLVRARAHGRPAYTLLRALLVLGIVLNLWQTRQYGAGIISWDDTTAEAYFSHFFDVKL; from the coding sequence ATGCGGGCTTCTGGTTATCTGCTCTTGCTGACGGGCGCGCTGCTGGCGCTGCTCATGTTCCAAAACCGCCGCTGGAAGCCGTTGGAGGTGTTCGGTACCGACCCCGGCGGCTACTACGTGTACCTGCCCTCGGCCTTTATCTACCACGACTTGGCCCGCGCCGACTCGCTGGAAATCCTGCACCGCACCTACAAGCCCGGCACCGACGTGAACATCGGGCTGGTGCCCGTGCCGGAGCGGGGCGGCTACATCACCAAGTACCCGCTGGGCGTGGCCCTGGCCGATGTGCCGTGGTTTCTGGGCGCGCATCTCTACGCCGGGCTGTCGGCGGGCAAATACGCGCCCGACGGTTTCTCGCGGCCCTACCAGCAGATCATCATGGTGGCGGGGCTGGCGCACGCGCTGCTGGGGCTATGGGTACTGCGGAAGCTGCTGCGCCGCTACTTCCCCGCTGATGAGCCCACCGTAGCCTGGACGCTGGCGGCCATCGGGCTGGGTACTAATTTGTTTTGCTACGCCAGCCTGGAGGCGGCTATGGCACATGCGCCGCTGTTTTTGTGGCAGGCGTCATTGCTGTACTGCACGGCGCGGTGGTACGAGAACCGGCGACCTCAGTTTCTGCTGGGCATTGGGCTGTTTCTGGGGCTGGCGGTGCTTACGCGCCCCACCGAAATCCTCTACGTGCTGGTGCCGCTGCTCTGGGGCCTGACTTCCGTAGCCGACCTGCGGGCGCGGGTGGCGCTGTGGTGGCAGCACCGCGGCCCACTGCTGGCGGCCGGGCTGGTATTTGGGCTGGTGGTAGGGCTGCAGCCGTTGTTCTGGTGCGTCACCACGGGGCACTGGCTGTTCTATTCCTACCGCAACGAGCACTTTGACTTCCTGCATCCGCACCTGCTCGATGGGATGCTGAGCTTCCGCAAAGGCTGGCTGCTGTACACGCCGCTGGCCGGGTTGGCGCTGTTGGGCGTGGTGGGGCCGCTGCGGCGGCAGCTAGCCGCCGCCTGGCTGCCGGCCCTGGCCACGGCCGTGGCAGTGGTGTACGTCACGTTCAGCTGGGAGCAGTGGTGGTACGGCGGCGGCTTCAGTGCCCGGCCGCTGATCAGCCTGTACCCATTGCTGGCGCTGGGGCTGGCCGCGCTGCTGGTGCGCGCCCGTGCCCACGGCCGCCCCGCCTACACGCTGCTGCGGGCCCTGCTGGTGCTGGGCATCGTGCTGAACCTATGGCAAACCCGGCAGTACGGCGCCGGCATTATCAGCTGGGACGACACCACTGCCGAAGCGTATTTCAGCCACTTTTTTGATGTGAAGCTGTGA
- a CDS encoding 3-hydroxyanthranilate 3,4-dioxygenase gives MPVARPFNLQHWIDEHRHLLKPPVGNQQVFKDNKDFIVMVVGGPNARKDYHVDEGEELFLQIEGDIVVKIIEDGKPVDIHIKAGDMFLLPPGVPHSPRRPAGSVGVVLERYRTAGELDGFQWYCENCGHKLYEEYAEITDIVSQLPPIMNRFWLDEHKRTCQVCGTVMAPPAPVVAAE, from the coding sequence ATGCCCGTCGCCCGCCCCTTCAACCTGCAGCACTGGATTGATGAACACCGCCATTTGCTCAAGCCGCCCGTCGGCAACCAGCAGGTGTTCAAAGACAACAAAGACTTCATTGTGATGGTAGTGGGCGGCCCCAACGCCCGCAAAGACTACCACGTGGACGAAGGCGAGGAGCTGTTTCTGCAGATCGAAGGCGACATCGTGGTGAAGATCATCGAAGACGGTAAGCCGGTGGATATCCACATCAAGGCCGGCGACATGTTTCTGCTGCCGCCCGGCGTGCCGCACTCGCCGCGGCGTCCGGCGGGCTCGGTGGGGGTGGTGCTGGAGCGCTACCGCACGGCCGGCGAGCTGGACGGCTTCCAGTGGTACTGCGAAAACTGCGGCCACAAGCTCTACGAGGAGTACGCCGAAATCACGGACATCGTGAGTCAGCTGCCGCCCATCATGAACCGGTTCTGGCTGGATGAGCACAAGCGCACCTGCCAGGTATGCGGCACCGTAATGGCGCCTCCCGCGCCGGTAGTGGCTGCGGAGTAG
- the kynU gene encoding kynureninase has product MTSFEPTAEFAAQLDAQDPLRDFRHQFHIPPGPDGQDSIYLCGNSLGLQPKTARAAVERQMQNWQELAVEGHFRGDTPWMTYHERLEQATAHIVGAQPLEVTVMNNLTTNLHLLLVSFYQPTPTRYKVLMEGGAFPSDQYALETQVQMRGFRPDDAIVELVPRPGEHTLRTEDIVAKIAELGDSLCTIIMGGINYYTGQVYDMAAITQAGHAVGARVGFDLAHAAGNIPLQLHDWDVDFACWCSYKYLNSGPGGVSGAFVHERFADQPELLRLAGWWGYDEKERFKMKKGFRPMRGAAGWQLSNGAVLTLAAHEAALNIHEAAGGMVALRRKSEQLTAYLEFLIRGLALPAGTLEIITPQDPAARGCQLSILVQKNGRQLFDYLMSKGIIGDWREPNVIRLAPVPLYNSFQDVQRVGAALAEWAGRE; this is encoded by the coding sequence ATGACCTCCTTCGAACCCACCGCCGAATTCGCCGCCCAACTTGATGCGCAGGACCCGCTGCGCGACTTCCGCCACCAGTTTCACATCCCGCCCGGCCCCGATGGGCAGGACAGTATCTACCTGTGCGGCAACTCCCTGGGTTTGCAGCCAAAAACCGCCCGCGCCGCCGTGGAGCGCCAGATGCAGAACTGGCAGGAGCTGGCCGTGGAAGGCCACTTCCGCGGCGACACGCCCTGGATGACCTACCACGAGCGCCTGGAACAGGCCACGGCCCACATTGTGGGCGCCCAGCCGCTGGAAGTGACGGTGATGAACAACCTCACCACCAACCTGCACCTGCTGCTGGTGTCGTTCTACCAGCCCACGCCCACCCGCTACAAGGTGCTCATGGAAGGCGGCGCTTTCCCGTCCGACCAATACGCCCTCGAAACCCAGGTGCAGATGCGCGGCTTCCGCCCCGACGACGCCATTGTGGAGCTGGTGCCGCGCCCCGGCGAGCATACGCTGCGCACCGAGGACATCGTGGCCAAGATTGCCGAGCTCGGTGATTCGCTGTGCACCATCATCATGGGCGGCATCAACTACTACACCGGGCAGGTCTACGACATGGCGGCCATCACGCAGGCCGGCCACGCCGTGGGTGCCCGCGTCGGGTTTGACCTGGCGCACGCCGCCGGCAACATTCCGCTGCAGCTGCACGACTGGGACGTGGATTTTGCCTGCTGGTGCTCCTACAAATACCTCAACTCGGGTCCCGGCGGTGTGTCGGGCGCGTTTGTGCACGAGCGGTTCGCCGACCAGCCCGAGCTGCTGCGCCTGGCCGGCTGGTGGGGCTACGACGAAAAGGAGCGGTTCAAGATGAAAAAGGGCTTCCGGCCCATGCGCGGCGCGGCCGGCTGGCAACTCTCCAACGGCGCCGTGCTCACGCTGGCCGCCCACGAAGCCGCCCTCAACATCCACGAAGCTGCCGGCGGCATGGTTGCGCTGCGCCGCAAAAGCGAGCAACTCACGGCCTACCTGGAGTTCCTGATCCGGGGGCTGGCGCTGCCGGCCGGCACGCTGGAAATCATCACCCCCCAGGACCCCGCCGCCCGTGGCTGCCAGCTCTCCATCCTGGTGCAAAAGAACGGCCGCCAGCTGTTCGACTACCTGATGAGCAAAGGCATCATCGGCGACTGGCGCGAGCCCAACGTCATCCGGCTGGCGCCCGTGCCGCTCTACAACTCCTTCCAGGACGTGCAGCGCGTAGGCGCCGCCCTGGCGGAGTGGGCCGGACGGGAGTAG
- a CDS encoding amidohydrolase family protein, whose amino-acid sequence MLSVDIHTHILPERWPDLRERYGYGGFIRLEHHKPCCARMMQDDKFFREIQDNCWDPEVRLREYDQFGVQVQVLSTVPVMFSYWARPHDALDLSQLLNDHIASVVQRYPTRFVGLGTVPMQAPDLAVRELERCMGIGLAGIQIGSHVNDWNLDAPELFEVFQAAEELGACVFVHPWDMMAQQKMPKYWLPWLVGMPAESTLALCSLVFGGVLERLPKLRVAVAHGGGTFASTIGRIEHGFKVRPDLCAVDNPVNPRDYLGRFWVDSLVHDPLMLDYLVKTLGPDKITLGTDYPFPLGELVPGELIASMPFSVDLKARMLGQNALDWLGLPEAQVAQILAGR is encoded by the coding sequence GTGCTGTCCGTCGATATCCATACCCACATTCTGCCGGAGCGCTGGCCCGATCTGCGGGAGCGGTACGGCTACGGCGGCTTCATCCGGCTGGAGCACCACAAGCCCTGCTGCGCCCGCATGATGCAGGACGACAAGTTCTTCCGCGAAATCCAGGACAACTGTTGGGACCCCGAGGTGCGGCTGCGCGAGTACGACCAGTTTGGGGTGCAGGTGCAGGTGCTCAGCACCGTGCCGGTCATGTTCAGCTACTGGGCCCGCCCCCACGACGCCCTCGACCTCAGCCAGCTGCTCAACGACCATATTGCCAGCGTGGTGCAGCGCTACCCCACGCGCTTCGTGGGCCTCGGCACGGTGCCGATGCAGGCGCCCGACCTGGCCGTGCGGGAGCTGGAGCGGTGCATGGGCATCGGGCTGGCCGGAATCCAGATTGGCTCGCACGTCAACGACTGGAACCTGGACGCGCCCGAGCTGTTCGAGGTGTTTCAGGCGGCGGAGGAACTGGGGGCCTGCGTGTTTGTGCACCCCTGGGACATGATGGCGCAGCAGAAAATGCCCAAATACTGGCTGCCCTGGCTGGTGGGCATGCCTGCCGAAAGCACCCTGGCGCTTTGCTCGCTGGTGTTTGGCGGCGTGCTGGAGCGGCTGCCGAAGCTGCGGGTGGCCGTGGCCCACGGCGGCGGCACCTTCGCCAGCACCATTGGCCGCATCGAGCATGGCTTCAAGGTGCGCCCCGACCTGTGCGCCGTCGATAACCCCGTGAATCCGCGTGACTACCTGGGCCGCTTCTGGGTGGACTCGCTGGTACATGACCCGCTGATGCTGGACTACCTGGTGAAAACCCTGGGGCCCGACAAAATCACGCTCGGCACCGACTACCCGTTTCCGCTGGGCGAGCTGGTGCCGGGCGAGCTGATTGCCAGCATGCCCTTCTCAGTCGACCTGAAGGCCCGCATGCTGGGCCAGAACGCGCTGGACTGGCTGGGTTTGCCCGAGGCGCAGGTGGCCCAAATTCTGGCGGGCCGATAG
- a CDS encoding SDR family oxidoreductase produces MSMDFLSQRALVGGSTQGIGRAVAEVLALRGATVVLLARNEDRLREVSAALPTPHGQQHHYLVADFARPDELRQVVHTYLQQHPDGFHILVNNTGGPAGGPILDAPVEDFRAAFEQHLVCNHLLAQAVVPAMQARRHGRIINIISTSVKQPLPGLGVSNTIRGAVASWAKTLANELGPHGITVNNVLPGATLTQRHTSLIEKKSTQTGQSIEEIEAGMLKLIPASRFAQAEEVAAAVAFLASEAAGYINGTNMPVDGGRTGSL; encoded by the coding sequence ATTTCTATGGACTTCCTTTCCCAACGCGCCCTGGTGGGCGGCAGCACGCAGGGCATCGGCCGGGCCGTGGCCGAAGTGCTGGCTCTCCGCGGCGCCACCGTCGTGCTGCTGGCCCGCAACGAAGACCGCCTGCGCGAGGTATCTGCGGCCCTGCCCACGCCCCACGGCCAGCAGCACCACTACCTCGTCGCCGATTTCGCCCGGCCCGACGAGCTGCGCCAGGTGGTTCACACCTACCTGCAGCAGCACCCCGACGGCTTCCACATCCTCGTCAATAACACCGGTGGCCCGGCGGGCGGGCCAATTCTGGACGCGCCGGTGGAGGACTTCCGGGCCGCGTTTGAGCAGCACCTGGTGTGCAACCACCTGCTGGCACAGGCGGTGGTGCCGGCCATGCAGGCGCGGCGGCACGGGCGCATCATCAACATCATCAGCACCTCCGTGAAGCAGCCGCTGCCGGGCCTGGGCGTGAGCAACACCATCCGGGGGGCGGTGGCCAGCTGGGCCAAAACGCTGGCCAACGAACTGGGGCCACACGGCATCACCGTCAACAACGTGCTGCCCGGCGCCACCCTCACCCAGCGCCACACCTCCCTCATCGAGAAGAAAAGCACTCAGACCGGCCAATCCATCGAGGAAATTGAGGCGGGGATGCTGAAGCTGATTCCGGCCAGCCGCTTTGCCCAGGCCGAAGAAGTGGCGGCCGCCGTGGCGTTTCTGGCCTCGGAAGCCGCCGGCTACATCAACGGCACCAATATGCCTGTAGATGGCGGCCGCACCGGTAGCCTATAA